From a region of the Streptomyces sp. B21-083 genome:
- a CDS encoding acyl-CoA dehydrogenase family protein, whose translation MPAFSLEPAQAAWCAELRTLAADRLRPLAEKGEPGRVNRPLVAELGRLGLLSRLFTSGALDLCLMRESLAHACTEAETALALQGLGAHPVHAHGTPAQRARWLPRVSEGSAVAAFALSEPGAGSDAAALSLTATPDGPSGWRLTGEKCWISNAPEADFYTVFARTTAGAGARGVTAFLLPADRPGLTGSALDMLSPHPIGALALDAVPVTVDDVIGEPDRGFRVAMGTLNLFRPSVGAFAVGMAQAALDATLVHTSGRDAFGGKLKDLQAVAHQVADMALRTEAARLLVYAAAAAYDEGAPGVPKRAAMAKLLATETAQYVVDAAVQLHGARALRRGHLLEHLYREVRAPRIYEGASEVQRAVIAKELYKNMDGDTDGEAGA comes from the coding sequence ATGCCCGCATTCTCGCTCGAACCGGCACAGGCCGCCTGGTGTGCCGAGCTGCGCACGCTGGCCGCCGACCGGCTGCGCCCACTCGCCGAGAAGGGTGAACCGGGCCGCGTCAACCGCCCCCTCGTCGCCGAACTCGGCCGGCTCGGGCTGCTCTCCCGGCTGTTCACCTCCGGCGCGCTCGACCTGTGCCTGATGCGGGAGTCCCTCGCGCACGCCTGCACCGAGGCGGAGACCGCCCTTGCCCTCCAAGGCCTCGGTGCCCACCCCGTCCACGCCCACGGCACCCCGGCCCAGCGCGCACGCTGGCTGCCCCGGGTGAGCGAGGGCAGCGCGGTGGCCGCGTTCGCGCTGAGCGAGCCGGGCGCGGGCTCCGACGCGGCTGCCCTGTCCCTCACGGCCACCCCCGACGGCCCCTCCGGCTGGCGCCTCACCGGCGAGAAGTGCTGGATCTCCAACGCCCCCGAGGCCGACTTCTACACCGTCTTCGCCCGTACGACAGCGGGGGCGGGGGCCCGTGGAGTCACGGCCTTCCTGCTCCCCGCCGACCGGCCCGGCCTCACCGGCAGTGCCCTCGACATGCTCTCCCCGCACCCCATCGGGGCCCTCGCCCTCGACGCCGTACCGGTGACCGTGGACGATGTCATCGGCGAACCCGACCGCGGATTCCGGGTCGCCATGGGCACGCTGAACCTGTTCAGGCCGAGCGTCGGCGCCTTCGCGGTAGGCATGGCCCAGGCGGCCCTGGACGCGACCCTCGTCCACACCTCCGGGCGGGACGCGTTCGGCGGCAAGCTGAAGGACCTCCAGGCTGTCGCCCACCAGGTCGCCGACATGGCCCTGCGCACGGAGGCGGCCCGGCTGCTGGTCTACGCGGCAGCGGCGGCGTACGACGAAGGCGCCCCCGGTGTCCCGAAGCGCGCCGCGATGGCGAAGCTGCTGGCGACCGAGACCGCGCAGTACGTCGTCGACGCGGCCGTCCAACTGCACGGAGCGCGGGCACTGCGGCGCGGCCATCTCCTCGAACACCTCTACCGGGAGGTGCGGGCGCCGCGTATCTACGAGGGGGCGAGCGAGGTCCAACGGGCCGTCATCGCGAAGGAGTTGTACAAGAACATGGATGGGGACACGGATGGGGAGGCGGGTGCCTGA
- a CDS encoding AMP-binding protein, whose product MDPTHTRHPKQPGHPGHGGVPERRTDPARRAPSAHVDTFARDRLPPPDQWPDLRLDLPELRYPDRLNCAAELLSGPAAGRPAFRTAAGEVWTYGELRTRVDRVAHVLTRDLGVVPGNRVLLRGPTTPWLAACWLAVLKAGAVAVTVLAQQRPQELSTMCEIAQVRHALCDIRALDDLAGAQIPGLRITTYGGDGQDDLLNRPVPGTPFPDVDTAADDVALIAFTSGTTGRPKGCMHFHRDVLAVADTFSRHILKPNADDVFAGSPPLGFTFGLGGLVVFPLRAGASALLLEQAGPKQLLPAIAEHRVSVLFTAPTAYRAMLDELDAHDTSSLRRCVSAGENLPSATWRAWYERTGLRLINGIGATELLHIFISAADQDIRPGTTGLPVPGWHARVQDENGDPVPDGTPGLLAVRGPVGCRYLADPRQGVYVRGGWNITGDTYVRDGDGYFRYVARADDMIISAGYNIAGPEVEEALLRHPDVVETAVVGRPDEARGQVVVAYAVLKEGARRDAEALRAFARKELAPYKCPREIVFLDALPRTATGKLQRFRLRSPIE is encoded by the coding sequence ATGGACCCCACGCACACCAGGCACCCCAAGCAGCCCGGACACCCGGGGCACGGCGGGGTTCCCGAGAGGCGCACCGACCCCGCCCGGCGGGCCCCCTCGGCGCATGTGGACACCTTCGCGCGCGACCGTCTCCCGCCCCCGGACCAGTGGCCCGACCTCCGCCTCGACCTGCCCGAGCTGCGCTACCCCGACCGGCTGAACTGCGCGGCCGAGCTGCTGAGCGGCCCCGCCGCCGGGCGCCCGGCGTTCCGTACCGCCGCCGGCGAGGTGTGGACGTACGGCGAGCTGCGCACCCGTGTCGACCGGGTCGCGCATGTCCTGACCCGGGATCTCGGGGTCGTCCCCGGCAACCGGGTCCTGCTGCGCGGCCCCACCACGCCCTGGCTCGCGGCCTGCTGGCTGGCCGTGCTGAAGGCGGGCGCGGTCGCGGTCACCGTGCTGGCCCAGCAGCGCCCGCAGGAGCTGAGCACGATGTGCGAGATCGCCCAGGTACGGCACGCGCTGTGCGACATCCGGGCCCTCGACGACCTCGCCGGGGCGCAGATACCGGGGCTGCGGATCACGACGTACGGCGGCGACGGCCAGGACGACCTGCTGAACCGTCCGGTGCCCGGCACCCCGTTTCCCGATGTGGACACGGCGGCCGACGACGTGGCGCTTATCGCGTTCACGTCCGGCACCACCGGTCGCCCGAAAGGGTGCATGCACTTCCACCGGGACGTGCTCGCCGTCGCCGACACGTTCTCGCGGCACATACTGAAGCCGAACGCCGACGACGTGTTCGCGGGCAGTCCGCCGCTGGGTTTCACCTTCGGGCTGGGCGGTCTGGTGGTCTTTCCGTTGCGGGCCGGGGCCAGTGCCCTCCTCCTCGAACAGGCGGGCCCCAAGCAGTTGTTGCCGGCCATAGCCGAGCACCGGGTGTCGGTGCTGTTCACCGCGCCTACGGCGTACCGCGCGATGCTCGACGAGCTGGACGCCCATGACACCAGCTCACTGCGCCGCTGCGTCTCGGCGGGCGAGAACCTGCCCTCGGCCACCTGGCGGGCCTGGTACGAGCGCACCGGCCTGCGGCTGATCAACGGCATCGGGGCCACCGAACTGCTGCACATCTTCATCTCGGCGGCCGACCAGGACATCAGGCCCGGCACGACCGGACTGCCGGTGCCGGGATGGCACGCGCGCGTGCAGGACGAGAACGGCGATCCGGTGCCGGACGGCACGCCCGGGCTGCTCGCGGTGCGCGGTCCGGTGGGGTGCCGGTATCTCGCCGATCCCCGCCAGGGCGTGTATGTGCGGGGCGGCTGGAACATCACCGGGGACACCTACGTCAGGGACGGCGACGGCTACTTCCGGTACGTGGCCAGGGCCGACGACATGATCATCTCGGCCGGGTACAACATCGCGGGCCCGGAGGTCGAGGAGGCGCTGCTGCGTCATCCGGACGTCGTGGAGACGGCGGTGGTGGGGCGGCCCGACGAGGCGCGCGGGCAGGTCGTGGTGGCGTACGCCGTGCTCAAGGAGGGCGCGCGACGGGACGCGGAGGCGCTGCGCGCGTTCGCCAGGAAGGAGCTGGCGCCGTACAAGTGTCCACGCGAGATCGTCTTCCTGGACGCCCTGCCCCGGACGGCGACGGGCAAGCTCCAACGCTTCCGGCTGCGCTCCCCCATCGAATGA